In Strigops habroptila isolate Jane chromosome 4, bStrHab1.2.pri, whole genome shotgun sequence, a single genomic region encodes these proteins:
- the PAK6 gene encoding serine/threonine-protein kinase PAK 6 isoform X3: MFRKKKKKRPEISAPQNFEHRVHTSFDPKEGKFVGLPPQWQNILDTLRRPKPVVDPSRITRMQLQPMKTVVRGSTVEVEGYISGILNDIQKLSAISSNTLRGRSPTSRRRAQSLGLLGEDRPPDMYLQSPEADWADKYGNYLNCNGGTKVTRRQTMWPDYKPRLEGQSHPNGMVMKAQSLGPSEFQGADGSCLQRASGLQHMPTLPGDSEKTGKKCSEECWPQPCLVRQANSRPAGEGSPSSKSRENSLKRRLLRSVFPSSSGSNKPGPSLQIKPNAFFRPQQWGSPRSPAAKAQSLPPDQPASDFPRMISEAGTPQKSPPVEKAMAVPQGRPSPAGSPRNRQTQTSSSNLHLPQDSSVKGQLASEDPVVVTHEQFKAALRMVVDQGDPRTLLENYVKIGEGSTGIVCIAREKHSGRQVAVKMMDLRKQQRRELLFNEVVIMRDYQHVNVVEMYKSYLVGEELWVLMEFLQGGALTDIVSQIRLNEEQIATVCESVLQALTYLHSQGVIHRDIKSDSILLTLDGRVKLSDFGFCAQISKDVPKRKSLVGTPYWMAPEVIARIPYTTEVDIWSLGIMVIEMVDGEPPYFSDSPVQAMKRLRDSPPPKLKNFHRTSPVLRDFLERMLTRDPLERATAQELLDHPFLLQTGLPECLVPLIQQYRKRTSTC, from the exons GACACGCTGAGGCGCCCCAAGCCAGTGGTAGACCCCTCAAGGATCACGAGGATGCAACTCCAGCCTATGAAG ACCGTGGTGAGGGGCAGCACAGTGGAAGTGGAAGGTTATATCTCCGGGATACTCAACGACATCCAGAAGCTTTCTGCCATCAGCTCCAACACTCTGAGGGGAAGGAGCCCCACCAGCAGGAGGAGAGCACAGTCCCTGGGGCTCCTGGGGGAGGACAGACCCCCAGACATGTACCTTCAGAGTCCTGAAGCAGACTGGGCAGACAAATATGGAAACTACCTCAATTGCAATGGTGGGACCAAGGTGACCCGGAGGCAGACAATGTGGCCAGATTATAAACCTCGATTGGAAGGACAATCTCATCCCAATGGAATGGTAATGAAAGCCCAATCCCTCGGGCCCTCGGAGTTCCAGGGTGCTGATGGCAGCTGCCTCCAGCGTGCTTCTGGATTGCAGCACATGCCAACTCTACCAGGGGACAGtgagaagacaggaaagaaatgctCAGAAGAGTGCTGGCCTCAGCCTTGTCTGGTACGACAAGCAAACTCCAGGCCCGCAGGGGAGGGCAGCCCGAGCTCCAAATCAAGGGAGAACAGCTTGAAGAGGAGGCTCTTACGCAGCGTGTTCCCCTCATCCAGTGGCTCGAACAAGCCAGGCCCTTCCCTGCAGATAAAG CCTAACGCTTTCTTCAGGCCCCAGCAATGGGGTTCCCCACGCAGCCCTGCCGCCAAAGCCCAGTCTCTTCCACCAGACCAGCCTGCATCTGATTTCCCCAGGATGATCTCAGAAGCTGGGACCCCCCAGAAGTCCCCACCAGTGGAGAAGGCAATGGCAGTGCCACAGGGCAGGCCCTCCCCTGCTGGGTCTCCTCGGAACCGGCAGACTCAGACAAGTTCCAGCAACCTCCACCTTCCCCAGGACTCTTCTGTGAAGGGGCAGCTGGCCAGTGAGGACCCGGTGGTTGTGACTCATGAGCAGTTCAAAGCTGCCCTGAGGATGGTTGTGGATCAAGGGGACCCTCGGACATTGCTGGAGAACTATGTGAAGATTGGTGAAGGGTCCACAGGCATTGTCTGCATTGCTCGAGAGAAGCACTCAGGGCGGCAAGTGGCTGTGAAAATGATGGacctgagaaagcagcagcgCCGGGAGCTCCTTTTTAATGAG GTGGTGATAATGAGAGACTATCAACATGTCAATGTAGTGGAGATGTACAAGAGCTACCTCGTGGGAGAGGAGCTCTGGGTGCTGATGGAATTCCTGCAGGGGGGAGCCCTCACAGACATCGTGTCTCAGATCAG GCTAAATGAAGAGCAGATTGCAACAGTGTGTGAATCAGTGCTGCAGGCTCTGACCTATCTTCACTCTCAGGGGGTCATTCACCGAGACATTAAGAGTGACTCCATCCTTTTGACACTGGATGGAAGG GTCAAACTCTCAGATTTTGGCTTCTGTGCTCAGATCAGTAAAGACGTACCTAAGAGGAAGTCCCTAGTAGGTACTCCCTACTGGATGGCTCCAGAAGTTATTGCGAGGATACCATACACTACCGAG GTGGATATCTGGTCTCTGGGGATCATGGTGATAGAGATGGTGGATGGAGAACCCCCCTATTTTAGTGACTCTCCAGTCCAGGCAATGAAGAGACTCCGTGACAGTCCTCCTCCCAAGCTGAAGAACTTCCACAGG ACCTCCCCAGTCCTGAGAGACTTCTTGGAGAGGATGTTGACCCGGGATCCGCTGGAAAGAGCAACGGCACAAGAGCTTCTGGATCACCCCTTTCTACTCCAGACAGGACTTCCAGAGTGCCTGGTCCCCCTTATCCAACAGTACAGGAAGCGAACCTCTACCTGCTGA